Proteins from a genomic interval of Capillibacterium thermochitinicola:
- a CDS encoding M15 family metallopeptidase, producing MEFRKQQRQLLTGLLVIVLLWTALAAVSWAAQKADRSLPEGFVYVDEVIPDIVQELRYYGSNNFTGRPVAGYNANRAILTVAAAQALQRVQQELKTKGLGLKIFDGYRPVRAVNDFLQWGKDPRDQKMKEQYYPDLEKSELFKRGYIASRSAHSRGSTVDLTIIRLETGEELDMGSPFDFFGPISRHNSPLITEEQAKNRRLLRDLMVKHGFVPYEEEWWHYRLKNEPFPNTYFDFVIE from the coding sequence ATGGAATTCCGCAAGCAGCAAAGGCAGCTCCTCACCGGCTTACTCGTCATTGTCTTGCTGTGGACGGCTCTGGCCGCCGTTTCCTGGGCGGCGCAGAAAGCGGACCGCTCCTTACCGGAAGGTTTTGTTTACGTGGATGAAGTAATTCCCGATATCGTGCAAGAGCTCAGGTATTACGGGAGCAATAATTTTACCGGACGGCCCGTGGCGGGATATAATGCCAACCGGGCAATTTTGACCGTAGCCGCTGCCCAAGCCCTGCAACGCGTCCAACAAGAACTGAAGACCAAAGGATTGGGGCTTAAGATCTTCGACGGCTACCGGCCGGTGCGGGCGGTTAATGATTTTCTCCAGTGGGGGAAGGATCCGCGCGACCAGAAAATGAAGGAACAATACTATCCGGATTTGGAGAAAAGCGAGTTGTTCAAACGGGGTTATATTGCTTCGCGGTCGGCCCATTCCCGGGGCAGTACGGTGGACCTGACGATTATCCGCCTTGAAACGGGCGAAGAGTTGGATATGGGCAGTCCCTTTGATTTCTTCGGACCAATCTCCCGTCATAACAGTCCCCTTATCACCGAGGAGCAAGCCAAAAACCGGAGATTGTTAAGGGACTTGATGGTCAAACACGGTTTTGTTCCCTACGAGGAAGAGTGGTGGCATTACCGCCTAAAAAACGAGCCTTTTCCCAATACATATTTTGATTTTGTGATCGAGTAG
- the mntR gene encoding transcriptional regulator MntR, translating to MVLTESMEDYLEMFYRIVAQQGYIRPIDLSNAIKVKPSSVTRMIKKLDEAGFIKYEKYRNIALTEKGMVYGRFLVWRDEKLKEFFRLSPENVKVEEQVEGVEHYITPETMKFIHKLILYFSADPGRVRELEKVECPPDDPNREDLKYLRAWLFRHSG from the coding sequence ATGGTCTTAACCGAAAGTATGGAAGATTATTTGGAGATGTTTTACCGGATCGTTGCGCAGCAGGGCTACATCCGGCCGATCGATCTCTCCAATGCCATCAAGGTCAAACCGTCCTCCGTGACCAGGATGATTAAAAAACTGGATGAAGCCGGTTTTATCAAATACGAAAAGTACCGGAATATTGCATTGACCGAGAAAGGGATGGTCTATGGCCGCTTTTTGGTCTGGCGCGACGAAAAGCTGAAGGAGTTTTTCCGTTTATCACCGGAAAACGTTAAGGTCGAAGAGCAGGTCGAGGGGGTGGAACACTACATTACCCCGGAGACCATGAAGTTCATCCATAAATTGATCCTTTATTTTTCGGCCGATCCCGGACGGGTGCGGGAACTGGAAAAGGTCGAATGCCCGCCCGACGATCCAAACCGGGAAGATTTGAAGTATTTACGGGCTTGGCTCTTCCGGCATTCGGGTTGA
- a CDS encoding FeoA family protein — translation MGEPEIPLAFLPVGHRARVVKVGVAGLTRNRLLDLGLVPSTVVEAVRRSPAGDPVAYNIRGAIIALRSEESRLITVRPLAVRR, via the coding sequence ATGGGTGAGCCCGAGATACCCCTGGCTTTTCTTCCCGTAGGTCACCGGGCGCGCGTGGTTAAAGTGGGAGTGGCGGGTTTAACCCGTAACCGCCTTTTAGACTTGGGTTTGGTCCCCTCGACCGTGGTGGAAGCCGTCCGGAGAAGCCCGGCGGGCGATCCGGTAGCCTATAACATCCGGGGAGCAATTATTGCTTTACGGTCGGAGGAGAGCCGGTTGATTACGGTTCGGCCCTTGGCGGTAAGGAGGTAA
- a CDS encoding M48 family metallopeptidase yields the protein MATIIIEDIAIEVIRKRIKHIYLSVRPPGGCVRMTVPARMNQETIIAFARSKLDWIRKQQAKLRARPVQPAFTYVNGESHFFFGKPYVLNVIETGGRPRVALSAAGVMNLYVRPDSTRDEREKVLTAWYRRQLKTAIPAYIEKWEKELGVSVKEWNVRKMKTKWGSCNIQARRLWFNLELVKKNRRCLEYVVVHEMLHLLERYHNARFYAYLTRYLPDWKAIRRELNGLG from the coding sequence ATGGCGACGATTATCATTGAGGACATTGCGATTGAAGTGATCCGGAAAAGGATCAAACATATTTATCTTTCGGTGCGTCCGCCTGGTGGTTGCGTCCGTATGACCGTGCCGGCGCGGATGAACCAGGAGACCATTATTGCCTTTGCCCGTTCCAAACTGGACTGGATCAGAAAACAACAAGCCAAGCTACGCGCCCGGCCGGTTCAGCCGGCCTTTACCTATGTTAATGGCGAAAGCCACTTTTTTTTCGGTAAACCTTACGTCCTCAACGTGATCGAGACCGGCGGCCGGCCACGGGTGGCGTTAAGCGCCGCCGGAGTCATGAATTTGTATGTCCGGCCCGATAGCACACGGGATGAGCGGGAGAAGGTTTTGACGGCGTGGTACCGGCGGCAATTGAAGACGGCCATCCCCGCCTATATTGAAAAGTGGGAAAAAGAGCTTGGTGTTTCGGTTAAAGAGTGGAACGTGCGGAAGATGAAAACCAAGTGGGGAAGTTGCAATATACAAGCCCGCCGGCTCTGGTTCAATTTGGAGTTGGTAAAGAAGAACCGCCGTTGCCTTGAGTATGTTGTTGTCCACGAAATGCTTCACTTGCTTGAACGGTATCATAACGCCCGTTTTTATGCTTATTTGACCAGATATTTACCGGACTGGAAGGCGATCCGCAGGGAGCTGAACGGCTTAGGCTAA
- a CDS encoding nucleoside recognition domain-containing protein, translated as MRDLIVAAIYDQTRLITDQVVRRRGPAYDLDRKIDDVVTSKLFGYPLMLVLLGVIFWLTISGANYPSQLLSNLLFGFQDHLTAFCQRLNVPAWLHGVLILGMYRCLAWVVSVMLPPMAIFFPLFTFLEDLGYLPRVAFNLDRLFKRAGAHGKQVLTMCMGFGCNAVGVTACRIIESPRERLLAILTNNFVPCNGRFPLLITMAMVLLGALVGNTSPFYASLLVAGVVVLGIAVTLLVSWLLSRTLLKGVPSTFTLELPSYRWPKIGSLLIRSVMDRTLFVLMRAVTVAAPAGALIWLLANIKAGDLSIIGHLAGWLQGFGHLIGLDGYIVLAFILGLPANELVIPILIMSYLAEGVMLELDSIEALRALLVANGWTWLTALNMILFSLLHFPCGTTLLTVRKETQSTKWTVLAALIPTGVAILVCFLLTQLVRLAGLV; from the coding sequence GTGCGGGATTTAATCGTGGCGGCGATTTACGACCAAACCAGACTAATCACCGACCAGGTCGTGAGGCGCCGCGGGCCGGCCTATGATTTGGACCGGAAGATCGATGATGTCGTGACGTCGAAGCTCTTCGGGTATCCGCTTATGTTAGTCTTGCTCGGCGTGATTTTCTGGTTGACGATCAGCGGGGCGAATTATCCCTCACAACTCTTGTCCAACCTGCTCTTTGGCTTTCAAGACCATCTTACCGCGTTTTGCCAGCGGCTAAACGTGCCCGCTTGGCTGCACGGGGTGCTTATTTTGGGCATGTACCGTTGCCTCGCGTGGGTTGTCTCGGTAATGCTGCCACCAATGGCCATCTTTTTTCCGCTTTTTACTTTTTTGGAGGATCTGGGGTACCTGCCGCGGGTGGCCTTCAACCTGGACCGGCTCTTTAAACGTGCCGGGGCCCACGGGAAACAGGTCCTGACCATGTGTATGGGGTTTGGTTGTAATGCGGTGGGGGTGACCGCCTGCCGGATTATTGAATCGCCCCGGGAACGTTTGCTTGCCATCTTGACCAATAATTTCGTACCGTGTAACGGCCGCTTTCCCTTGTTGATTACCATGGCCATGGTGCTGTTGGGCGCGTTGGTTGGAAATACCAGTCCCTTTTACGCTTCGCTCCTCGTAGCGGGGGTGGTGGTACTGGGGATCGCGGTGACCTTGCTTGTCTCCTGGCTTTTATCGCGAACACTGCTGAAAGGGGTGCCTTCCACCTTCACCCTGGAACTTCCCTCCTACCGGTGGCCTAAAATCGGCAGTTTGTTAATCCGTTCGGTTATGGACCGCACGCTCTTTGTTTTGATGCGGGCGGTGACAGTCGCGGCCCCGGCCGGGGCGCTCATCTGGCTCTTGGCCAATATCAAGGCAGGCGATCTAAGTATCATCGGGCACCTGGCCGGTTGGTTGCAGGGTTTCGGCCACTTAATCGGGCTGGACGGTTACATCGTTTTGGCTTTTATTCTTGGATTGCCGGCCAATGAGCTGGTTATCCCCATCTTAATCATGAGTTATCTGGCGGAAGGGGTCATGCTGGAGCTGGATAGTATTGAAGCCCTCCGCGCGCTGCTGGTGGCCAACGGTTGGACCTGGCTGACGGCTTTGAATATGATCCTTTTTTCGCTCCTTCATTTCCCGTGCGGGACGACTTTATTAACCGTCAGAAAGGAAACGCAAAGCACCAAATGGACGGTGTTGGCGGCGTTAATCCCGACCGGGGTCGCCATCCTGGTTTGCTTCCTCCTCACCCAACTGGTTAGACTGGCCGGGCTCGTTTAG
- a CDS encoding glycerophosphodiester phosphodiesterase family protein, translating into MPKARLLLSGIIIITVVGVAYLLNRLPKTVAVMEPTNFPWLYHPLIAHRGLHDNNHLVPENSMPAFAKAIEEGYAIELDVAMTNDQQLVVYHDKKLRRGMGVDRYLAELTFAELSAYKIFGSEQTVPLFRDVLSLVAGRVPLFIEVKNEGKVGEMERRLYEELQGYPGPYAIMSFNPFTLQWFRQNAPEVPRGQLAGSFEVSDYEVEYAGTTRLPWYKKIVLEHLLLNFISRPHFIAYEIKNTSPDRLARLKKLGIPLLGWTVKNKAEYEEYKGKFDNLIIDAVLPEL; encoded by the coding sequence ATGCCGAAGGCGAGATTACTACTGTCCGGCATAATCATCATCACCGTTGTCGGGGTAGCGTACCTTCTTAACCGGTTACCGAAGACGGTCGCGGTGATGGAGCCCACGAACTTTCCGTGGCTCTACCACCCGTTAATTGCCCACCGGGGCCTTCATGACAATAATCATCTGGTTCCGGAAAACTCAATGCCGGCGTTTGCCAAGGCCATCGAAGAAGGTTATGCCATTGAATTGGACGTCGCGATGACCAACGATCAGCAACTAGTTGTCTACCACGACAAAAAACTCCGGCGGGGAATGGGGGTCGACCGTTATTTAGCGGAGCTGACCTTTGCTGAACTGTCCGCGTACAAGATTTTTGGTTCGGAGCAAACCGTTCCCCTCTTTCGCGATGTCCTGTCCTTGGTCGCCGGGAGGGTACCCCTTTTCATCGAAGTGAAAAACGAGGGTAAAGTGGGGGAAATGGAACGCCGGCTCTACGAAGAGTTACAAGGATATCCGGGGCCATACGCCATTATGTCTTTTAACCCCTTTACCCTTCAGTGGTTTCGCCAAAACGCACCGGAGGTTCCCCGTGGGCAACTGGCGGGTAGCTTTGAAGTAAGCGATTATGAAGTAGAATACGCGGGAACGACCCGCCTGCCGTGGTATAAAAAGATCGTCTTGGAACATCTGCTCCTAAACTTCATCAGCCGCCCGCATTTCATTGCTTATGAGATAAAAAATACCTCCCCAGACAGGCTGGCGAGGCTGAAAAAATTGGGGATACCGCTGCTTGGCTGGACGGTGAAGAATAAAGCGGAGTATGAAGAATACAAAGGAAAATTTGATAACTTGATTATCGACGCGGTTTTACCCGAATTATAG
- a CDS encoding stalk domain-containing protein has product MKQKIALVLAVLLLSSAFAAGAYSTKLQLFFNGNQVETDFPLRIVDEHLYLPVEILEEKLGLTVHWDKEQSAVYVEGADRELLTAQIQRLEEFFTPEEPRVAVETWAEGVKRRNGALQYAVLAPVLKKETYDYFAGLNWSTGASSPWVESYRVTEVYRTGAEKYRYTVEFKYTDATKNATYAKTAVTVEQEGHKWVISALEPVEVSGKITQITFDEENKVKAVFVAGKKTILSGYDQANVQITSKTKIYQGYTDQVLTVEALQEGVAVEVTFTDGPRLMIYPVTAEAKSIRVFAPEESADLVYANTAYGFTFNLPTGWQDFQVMNEEWEGLSLEAEKEGKVAARGPFLKIRHPEWTKEEPRQDIPIMVFTLDQWADLEGMKFSVGAAPVGPQELGRNEKYVFALPARYNYAFPLGFEEVEEILANNPLKPLTPEK; this is encoded by the coding sequence ATGAAACAAAAAATTGCCCTGGTTCTGGCTGTCCTCTTGTTATCTTCCGCTTTTGCGGCCGGGGCCTATTCCACCAAGCTGCAACTGTTTTTCAACGGCAACCAGGTGGAGACCGACTTTCCCTTGCGTATCGTGGACGAACACCTCTACCTGCCGGTGGAGATCCTTGAGGAAAAGTTGGGTTTGACCGTCCACTGGGATAAGGAACAAAGTGCAGTATATGTGGAAGGTGCTGACCGGGAGCTTTTAACGGCGCAAATCCAGCGCTTGGAGGAATTCTTCACGCCGGAAGAACCGCGGGTGGCCGTGGAAACCTGGGCCGAAGGGGTCAAACGGCGCAATGGCGCTTTACAATACGCCGTGCTGGCGCCGGTGTTAAAAAAGGAAACTTATGATTATTTTGCCGGTTTAAACTGGTCAACCGGGGCTTCCAGTCCATGGGTGGAAAGTTACCGGGTGACCGAAGTCTACCGGACCGGTGCGGAGAAATACCGGTATACGGTGGAGTTTAAGTATACGGATGCGACCAAGAACGCCACTTACGCCAAAACTGCGGTGACGGTTGAGCAGGAGGGGCATAAGTGGGTAATTTCCGCCCTGGAACCGGTTGAAGTCAGCGGGAAGATCACCCAAATTACCTTTGATGAAGAGAACAAGGTCAAAGCGGTCTTTGTTGCAGGGAAGAAGACCATCTTGAGCGGTTATGACCAAGCCAACGTCCAAATTACGTCAAAGACCAAGATTTATCAAGGCTATACCGATCAGGTCCTGACGGTCGAGGCCTTGCAGGAGGGCGTTGCGGTCGAAGTGACCTTCACCGACGGTCCCCGCCTCATGATCTACCCGGTTACCGCCGAGGCCAAAAGCATTCGGGTTTTTGCTCCGGAGGAGTCCGCCGATCTCGTCTATGCGAACACCGCATACGGGTTTACTTTTAATCTTCCCACCGGGTGGCAGGATTTCCAGGTGATGAACGAGGAATGGGAAGGCTTGTCCCTGGAAGCTGAGAAAGAAGGGAAAGTGGCGGCCCGCGGTCCGTTCTTGAAGATCCGGCATCCAGAGTGGACGAAAGAAGAGCCCCGGCAAGATATCCCCATCATGGTTTTTACCTTGGACCAGTGGGCGGACTTAGAAGGAATGAAATTCAGTGTCGGGGCGGCACCGGTCGGGCCGCAGGAACTGGGCCGCAACGAGAAGTACGTTTTTGCCCTGCCTGCCCGCTATAACTACGCTTTTCCGCTTGGTTTCGAAGAGGTAGAGGAGATTTTGGCCAATAACCCTCTTAAGCCACTAACGCCGGAAAAATAA
- a CDS encoding TM1266 family iron-only hydrogenase system putative regulator yields the protein MQTRIAAVSIIVENLEVVDKLNNILHDYSNYIIGRLGIPYRQRGVSIICIVLDAPNDVISALAGKLGMLPNVTAKTVYSKPFPVKEANGDPKEATGEANGQASVEAEGKGDQ from the coding sequence ATGCAAACCAGGATTGCGGCGGTCAGCATTATTGTGGAAAATCTTGAAGTGGTGGACAAACTTAACAATATTTTGCACGACTATAGCAACTACATCATCGGGCGCTTGGGGATACCCTACCGGCAACGGGGGGTTTCGATCATTTGTATCGTGTTGGATGCCCCGAACGATGTGATCAGCGCCTTAGCGGGGAAACTGGGTATGTTGCCGAATGTAACGGCGAAGACGGTTTATTCCAAACCATTTCCCGTCAAAGAAGCCAACGGTGATCCGAAGGAAGCCACCGGTGAAGCCAATGGACAAGCCAGTGTTGAAGCTGAAGGCAAGGGTGACCAGTGA
- a CDS encoding DUF47 domain-containing protein gives MARRKEDNYFTTFVELVQFSCDAAALLNAIINDYKAEELETRMKEMHEIEHAGDQGRHAMVKKLAREFITPIEREDIIALGDAIDNVTDTIEDVLLRFYMFNITAMREDAVKMAAIIVQCCEALKQALAEFANFRKSQHLHQLIVEINRLEEEGDALFVNAMRNLFVNEKDPIQIMAWRETLEYMEKCCDACEQVSEVIESVMMKNS, from the coding sequence ATGGCGAGAAGAAAAGAGGACAATTATTTTACTACTTTTGTCGAATTGGTCCAGTTTTCCTGTGATGCGGCCGCGCTTTTAAATGCGATCATCAATGATTACAAGGCGGAAGAACTGGAAACAAGAATGAAAGAGATGCACGAGATCGAGCATGCCGGGGATCAGGGGCGGCACGCGATGGTAAAGAAACTGGCCCGGGAATTTATCACCCCCATTGAACGGGAAGACATCATCGCCTTGGGTGACGCCATTGACAACGTGACCGATACCATTGAGGACGTTTTGCTTCGCTTTTATATGTTCAATATTACGGCGATGCGTGAAGATGCCGTTAAAATGGCGGCCATTATCGTCCAGTGCTGTGAGGCGCTAAAGCAAGCGCTAGCCGAGTTCGCCAATTTCCGGAAGTCCCAACATCTTCACCAGTTGATTGTGGAAATTAATCGCCTGGAAGAAGAGGGCGACGCCCTGTTTGTGAACGCGATGCGGAACCTTTTTGTCAACGAAAAAGACCCGATCCAAATTATGGCGTGGCGTGAAACCTTGGAATATATGGAGAAATGCTGTGACGCCTGTGAACAGGTTTCGGAAGTAATTGAGAGCGTAATGATGAAAAATTCCTAA
- a CDS encoding inorganic phosphate transporter, producing the protein MTVSLLEFLGQLFSTPALLVISVLTLGVILVNGWTDAPNAIATCISTRAMSPRTAIIMAAVFNFIGVFVMTLINSTVAQTIYKMVDFRGNSQEALVALCAAMMAIVIWATAAWWFGIPTSESHALIAGISGAAIALQGGLAGINPSEWVKVLYGLALSTGMGFGAGWLVVKLIEKICYRMDRRKTFGFFRNAQITGAAGMAFMHGAQDGQKFMAVFMLGLFLVQGQAEVTKFQIPVWLMMLCSSVMALGTSIGGLRIIKSVGMDMVKLEKYQGFSADLAAVLSLFVASITGIPVSTTHTKTTAIMGVGAAKRLSSVNWGIVKEMISAWILTFPGCGLIGYLLAKFFIWVF; encoded by the coding sequence ATGACCGTTTCACTGCTGGAATTTTTAGGACAACTGTTCTCAACTCCGGCGCTTTTGGTAATTTCGGTCTTAACCTTGGGGGTAATTCTGGTTAATGGTTGGACTGATGCGCCAAACGCGATTGCCACATGTATTTCGACGAGAGCAATGAGTCCGCGGACTGCGATTATTATGGCGGCCGTCTTTAATTTTATAGGCGTCTTTGTGATGACGTTGATTAATTCCACGGTGGCGCAGACCATTTATAAAATGGTGGATTTCCGGGGAAATTCCCAAGAAGCCCTGGTTGCCCTTTGTGCGGCGATGATGGCCATTGTGATTTGGGCGACCGCCGCCTGGTGGTTTGGCATTCCGACCAGTGAAAGTCATGCCTTGATCGCCGGTATTTCCGGCGCTGCGATTGCCCTGCAGGGCGGGCTTGCCGGGATTAACCCCAGTGAATGGGTGAAAGTCCTTTACGGTTTGGCGCTTTCGACCGGGATGGGTTTTGGCGCCGGGTGGCTGGTGGTGAAACTGATCGAGAAAATTTGTTACCGGATGGACCGCCGTAAAACTTTTGGTTTTTTCCGCAACGCTCAAATAACCGGGGCGGCGGGGATGGCCTTTATGCATGGGGCCCAGGATGGCCAGAAGTTTATGGCGGTTTTTATGTTGGGTCTGTTCTTGGTCCAGGGGCAAGCGGAGGTCACGAAGTTCCAGATTCCAGTCTGGTTGATGATGCTGTGTTCGTCGGTGATGGCGCTCGGGACGTCCATTGGGGGTTTACGGATTATCAAATCAGTCGGAATGGACATGGTGAAGCTGGAAAAGTACCAGGGGTTCTCCGCTGATCTGGCAGCCGTTCTTTCCTTGTTTGTGGCCTCGATTACCGGGATTCCGGTCAGTACCACCCATACGAAGACCACCGCGATTATGGGGGTTGGTGCCGCGAAACGGTTGTCCTCGGTCAACTGGGGCATTGTCAAAGAGATGATTTCGGCGTGGATTCTTACCTTCCCCGGTTGTGGCTTGATCGGGTATCTCCTGGCCAAATTTTTTATCTGGGTCTTTTGA
- a CDS encoding FeoB small GTPase domain-containing protein produces the protein MKSPVVGARGVLARLNPPRSDGVVALAGNPNTGKSTVFNGLTGLNQHTGNWPGKTVTLAKGNYRYKNKLVTLVDLPGTYSLLANSADEQVARDFICFAKPDATVVVVDATCLERNLNLALQVMEITPKVILCVNLIDEAKRKKIEVDYDKLAALLGVPVVPTAARDKVGLNTLKEAIHQMVFLHKHPRPRPVRYSQEIEAAVAKIQKELEPYLQGKIDARWVALRLLDGDTTIIAEITKYLQEETAGTAPREQGAGGLEVVKCYK, from the coding sequence ATGAAGAGCCCAGTGGTGGGTGCCCGGGGGGTTTTGGCGAGGCTAAATCCACCCCGGAGCGATGGGGTGGTTGCGTTGGCCGGGAACCCAAACACCGGTAAAAGCACAGTCTTTAATGGCTTGACCGGGCTTAACCAGCATACGGGTAATTGGCCGGGGAAAACGGTGACCTTGGCGAAGGGGAACTACCGTTATAAGAACAAACTGGTTACTTTGGTGGATTTACCGGGAACATATTCGCTCTTGGCCAATTCGGCCGATGAACAAGTGGCGCGGGACTTTATTTGTTTTGCAAAGCCCGATGCGACTGTGGTGGTGGTCGATGCCACCTGTCTGGAACGGAATTTAAACCTGGCTTTGCAGGTTATGGAGATAACACCAAAGGTGATCCTCTGTGTCAACCTGATCGATGAGGCCAAACGGAAGAAGATTGAAGTTGACTACGATAAACTGGCGGCGCTTTTAGGCGTACCGGTGGTGCCGACGGCCGCCCGGGATAAAGTGGGGTTGAACACCCTGAAAGAGGCCATCCACCAAATGGTCTTTCTGCACAAACATCCGCGGCCCCGGCCGGTTCGTTACAGCCAGGAGATTGAAGCGGCGGTTGCCAAAATCCAAAAGGAACTGGAACCGTATCTCCAGGGGAAGATTGATGCCCGGTGGGTGGCGCTGCGGCTGTTGGATGGGGACACCACCATTATTGCGGAGATTACCAAATACCTCCAAGAGGAGACCGCGGGGACGGCGCCAAGGGAGCAAGGGGCCGGCGGGCTTGAGGTGGTGAAGTGCTATAAGTAG